The following are encoded together in the Nymphaea colorata isolate Beijing-Zhang1983 chromosome 14, ASM883128v2, whole genome shotgun sequence genome:
- the LOC116267602 gene encoding uncharacterized protein LOC116267602 — protein MLSLWKKKKAGEKKGPRGKIHKISRLVSDLNSKRESLVQTGFPTSVADLVVNSRINWIPPINERKKPSKKSSNPSIKDIRPPFLNPPAIHIPTPVVELEPTNHSHLESGPVQPQIQKQLINKRLSPTGETDEDPLLLKRFKVVSLICLLSVLAFVTKKVTLGITILAFCLLLAEYLKNNFCHPSKLSTCSAGVLKSKSEGSSHRGITAFEEVDVHHYETGFCESERDERVTLIHNEEILAYNPPSEHWSVNKGRHFQESGRDEPIAVKQDSIAPVEALAGNQTWKVKLKSGIKAKVLRRFFSKPRRSSRNGSVEEVAPKADGLPGSEFVQEAEMVKEKKQLSSEEKDLLFPTENDLPFISEKSSIKGSLCIVYNLSLENMIFVGVILSSLVGGRLVALVITTSWYLVVKCRQQGVLLKQE, from the coding sequence ATGCTTTCcttgtggaagaaaaagaaggctgGTGAGAAGAAAGGCCCTAGAGGCAAAATCCATAAGATTTCTCGCCTAGTCTCAGATCTGAATTCAAAGCGAGAGTCATTAGTTCAGACAGGATTTCCTACATCTGTCGCAGATCTTGTTGTGAACTCCCGTATCAACTGGATTCCCCCAATCAATGAACGAAAAAAACCATCCAAGAAATCTTCTAATCCTTCGATCAAGGATATCCGTCCACCCTTTCTTAATCCACCTGCTATCCACATCCCAACTCCAGTGGTTGAACTTGAACCTACCAATCACTCTCATCTTGAGTCTGGCCCTGTTCAGCCACAAATACAAAAGCAGTTGATAAACAAGAGACTGTCGCCAACTGGAGAAACTGATGAAGATCCACTGTTGTTGAAGAGGTTCAAGGTGGTATCTTTGATTTGTTTGCTGTCTGTTTTGGCGTTTGTAACAAAGAAGGTCACTTTGGGTATCACTATATTGGCTTTCTGCTTGCTGTTGGCTGAATATCTTAAGAATAATTTCTGCCATCCGTCAAAGCTTTCTACATGTTCAGCAGGAGTTCTGAAATCAAAGAGCGAAGGAAGTTCTCACAGGGGCATCACTGCTTTTGAAGAGGTTGATGTTCATCACTACGAGACGGGATTTTGTGAAAGTGAAAGAGATGAACGAGTGACCTTGATTCATAATGAAGAGATTCTAGCATATAACCCCCCAAGCGAGCATTGGAGCGTGAATAAGGGTAGACATTTTCAAGAAAGTGGAAGAGATGAACCGATAGCAGTAAAACAAGATAGCATAGCCCCAGTGGAGGCCCTTGCAGGAAACCAGACTTGGAAAGTAAAGCTAAAGAGTGGCATCAAGGCAAAAGTACTGAGAAGGTTCTTCTCAAAGCCTCGTCGCAGCTCAAGAAATGGGAGTGTGGAAGAAGTAGCACCAAAGGCAGACGGGTTACCTGGTTCAGAATTTGTGCAAGAAGCAGAGatggtgaaagagaaaaaacaactCTCTTCAGAAGAAAAAGATCTGCTTTTCCCAACTGAAAATGATCTCCCATTTATTTCAGAGAAAAGTAGCATCAAGGGAAGTTTGTGTATAGTGTACAACTTAAGTTTGGAAAACATGATCTTCGTTGGTGTCATTTTGTCGAGTCTTGTGGGAGGTCGTCTTGTAGCACTTGTGATCACTACAAGCTGGTATTTAGTGGTGAAATGTCGGCAGCAGGGAGTGCTGCTGAAACAGGAATGA